In Nocardia sp. NBC_00403, the DNA window TCGAGGACGAACTCGGTCGGTGACGCCGCGACAGCCAAGCCATCGGAGAGCACTCGATACGGGTATCGCCTGCTCTCCAGGAACCGATATTCGCTGACACCGTGGACGGTCAGCCGTACCTGGCACCACTCGGACTTCCGTGCGCCGACCAGGGGGCCACGCACTGGCCTTGTGGTGTCCATCGCCTGGATATCCAGCCTTACCGTCGCAAGCTTTCCAAGTGTGGCCCGAATATCCACTCCAACAATGACGCCGTCGTAGAAGTTGACGAACCTTTGCAGGAAAGCCGAGGAGTGCTCACCTGTGATCTGCACCGATACCGCCCTTTTCGTCGAGTTGCCTGATCGGACCCCACATGATGGCAGCGGCCGTACGGATGCCGTCCTACCGTGCCGCGATCGACCGTCGGTGTGGCATGTCGGGCTCCGACGAGTCGGCAGCAAGACCGATGAGAACAACCGGAATTCTGCAGAAGCGGACATTCGCCAACCGCGCGACCAGCGGCATGAGCGTGCTTTCGTGAACCGATCGCCAACATAGGACGGTGGTTCGGGTTGACTGTTCTGGTGAGTGACGAGCACGGATACTGGACTCCGGCACATCATGCGGTCGAGCACTTCGATGTGGCGAGGCTGGCTCGCCTACTGGCCGAGGGCAGTGATCCCGATGAAGTCTTTGTTGACATGACGCTGCTGACACACGCCATCGATGCAGAGGGAGATGGCGCCGCACAGACCGGTGAACCGTTGAGCGTTCACCTGACCGCGGTACTGCTGGCCTTCGGCGCTGATCCCAGCCTGCCCGACCCTGCCGGGCGTACTCCGATGGACATGGCGGCGGCCTACCGCCACGATCTCGCGATCAAGCTGCTCCAAAGGCACATCAATCATCGACACGGAGCATGAACACCGATTCGCTGGGTTGCCTGAGCACGCTCATCGGCCAGTTAGACACTGGTGTCAGGATCCGATCCCGGCCAGGATTTGGTCCAGGTGCCCGGTGGGGTGCTCTCTCATGCGGCTGCCCACCGTCGTGATTGGTGTGGCTCTCGAGCATGCGCGTGCACGACCTGACTGTGCACCGATGATTGACAACGCGCACCGACAGGGAACCGAACCCATTGTTCAGGTCATGACAACCGCAGCGCGGACCGATAGAAAAGCATG includes these proteins:
- a CDS encoding ankyrin repeat domain-containing protein; this encodes MSDEHGYWTPAHHAVEHFDVARLARLLAEGSDPDEVFVDMTLLTHAIDAEGDGAAQTGEPLSVHLTAVLLAFGADPSLPDPAGRTPMDMAAAYRHDLAIKLLQRHINHRHGA